Proteins encoded within one genomic window of Rhizobium favelukesii:
- a CDS encoding alpha/beta hydrolase has product MTTSLSIPGRIAQGLTGYSLTATIAAIHCACRTVSVLVALSLITSGCANRAQNVLQPLAVAPTGTSRVTMLVATTRKPTEDPGKLFSGDRGTAISLNSVDVSVPPDRNRKIGEVQWPSRMPPNPQKEFAVTQVAKVQSEGQAFDWYRKNRNTKHQVIIFVHGFNNTYADAVFRFAQIVHDSGTDAAPILFTWPSRGRVFDYLYDKESANYSRRALEDLILQAVKSPDVSDVTILAHSMGGWLAAEALRGVAMREKSIPAKVKNVVLASPDIDIDVFRRQFTEMGPKRPHFVILTSTRDKALEMSSWLSGGVSRVGGSDLRPYAPLLDELGVSVIDTSAIATNDPLGHNAFADSPEIVRLLGRRLAGQSLEGGKTSVADQIGVTAANFAGSAARLAVAAPVAVISPEAREILKEELSSDGGTIKDGQISY; this is encoded by the coding sequence ATGACGACATCGCTCTCGATCCCTGGGCGCATTGCCCAGGGTCTCACCGGATACAGCCTCACTGCGACGATCGCCGCCATTCATTGCGCGTGCAGAACCGTCTCAGTCCTCGTGGCCCTGTCTCTCATTACATCGGGTTGCGCCAATCGGGCGCAGAACGTCCTTCAGCCTCTCGCCGTGGCCCCGACCGGCACGAGCCGGGTCACCATGCTCGTCGCCACGACACGTAAGCCTACGGAGGATCCCGGCAAACTCTTTTCCGGCGACCGCGGGACGGCGATTTCCCTCAATAGCGTCGATGTGTCCGTCCCGCCCGACCGGAACCGCAAGATCGGAGAGGTGCAGTGGCCGTCCCGCATGCCGCCCAACCCGCAAAAGGAGTTTGCGGTCACGCAGGTTGCCAAGGTGCAATCCGAGGGCCAGGCTTTCGACTGGTACCGGAAGAATCGAAACACGAAGCATCAGGTCATCATTTTCGTGCATGGCTTCAACAACACCTACGCCGACGCTGTCTTCCGCTTCGCGCAGATCGTCCATGACTCGGGAACCGACGCCGCACCGATCCTCTTCACTTGGCCATCAAGGGGCCGTGTCTTCGACTACCTCTACGACAAGGAGAGCGCAAACTATTCGCGCAGGGCTTTGGAGGATCTGATCCTCCAGGCGGTCAAAAGTCCCGACGTCTCCGATGTGACGATCCTCGCTCACTCCATGGGCGGCTGGCTCGCGGCCGAGGCCCTGCGCGGCGTCGCTATGCGCGAGAAATCAATCCCGGCGAAGGTCAAGAACGTCGTTCTCGCATCGCCGGACATCGACATCGACGTGTTTCGCCGTCAGTTCACCGAGATGGGGCCGAAGCGGCCGCACTTTGTGATCTTGACGTCGACGCGCGACAAGGCGCTGGAGATGTCGAGCTGGCTATCTGGTGGCGTCAGCCGCGTCGGCGGGTCCGATCTCAGACCGTATGCGCCTCTTCTCGACGAACTCGGCGTTTCCGTCATCGACACCAGCGCCATCGCGACGAACGATCCGCTCGGCCACAATGCCTTCGCCGACAGTCCCGAGATCGTGCGCCTGCTCGGGCGGCGGCTGGCCGGGCAGAGCCTGGAGGGCGGAAAGACCAGCGTTGCCGATCAGATCGGGGTGACTGCGGCCAATTTCGCCGGCTCGGCTGCGCGTCTTGCCGTGGCGGCGCCAGTCGCGGTCATCAGCCCTGAAGCACGAGAAATCCTGAAGGAGGAGCTCTCCTCCGACGGCGGAACGATCAAGGATGGGCAGATTTCGTACTGA
- a CDS encoding TetR/AcrR family transcriptional regulator — protein MEVGTIVRHPPRAEYASRIIEAGTEACRLYGPSKTNVADIARLLGKSPASVYKIFPSKATIWNAVAENFFQTDVRFPAVSTDSLNAADRLQEHVLGQHHSMLKACHGDRQMFNLVVLAAELDVGTLPSVSLHRRPAVHRPCRLEAHHISRREGDGSRELSSLVGLHQGL, from the coding sequence ATGGAAGTTGGAACGATTGTAAGACACCCGCCGCGAGCTGAATACGCATCCCGGATCATCGAAGCCGGCACGGAAGCGTGCCGGCTGTACGGGCCGTCGAAGACAAACGTCGCCGACATCGCCCGGCTTCTTGGGAAGTCCCCAGCCAGCGTCTACAAAATCTTCCCCTCCAAAGCTACGATATGGAATGCCGTCGCGGAAAATTTCTTCCAAACCGATGTGCGCTTCCCCGCCGTATCTACCGATAGCCTCAATGCCGCGGACCGCCTCCAAGAACACGTGCTCGGGCAACACCACTCGATGCTGAAGGCATGTCACGGCGACCGCCAAATGTTCAACCTCGTTGTTCTCGCTGCAGAGTTGGACGTCGGAACGCTGCCTTCGGTCAGTTTGCACCGCCGCCCGGCGGTCCACCGCCCCTGCCGTCTGGAGGCCCACCACATCTCCCGTCGGGAGGGCGATGGATCTCGAGAGCTATCATCGCTGGTGGGATTACACCAAGGCCTATGA